One part of the Eulemur rufifrons isolate Redbay chromosome 16, OSU_ERuf_1, whole genome shotgun sequence genome encodes these proteins:
- the SELENOW gene encoding LOW QUALITY PROTEIN: selenoprotein W (The sequence of the model RefSeq protein was modified relative to this genomic sequence to represent the inferred CDS: inserted 1 base in 1 codon; deleted 1 base in 1 codon): protein MYFQLKKXLENEFPRCPDICGEGTPQATVFFEVMVVLWSLLHYEKRGNSSMDRESKFLKLVAAIRAKFPKGRVQRPWPRPLGKCFTTGRTEISPGLSLMFS, encoded by the exons ATGTATTTTCAGCTcaaga aattagaaaatgaGTTTCCCAGATGCCCAGATATCTGTGGCGAGGGGACTCCCCAGGCCACTGTGTTCTTTGAAGTGATGGTAGTG TTATGGTCGTTGCTTCACTATGAGAAAAGGGGCAATAGCTCCATGGATAGGGAAAGCAAGTTTCTGAAGCTGGTGGCTGCTATCAGAGCTAAATTCCCCAAGGGCAGAGTCCAGAGACCTTGGCCCCGCCCTCTTGGCAAATGCTTCACGACAGGACGGACTGAAATTTCTCCTGGTCTTTCCCTGATGTTCTCGTAG